A single Pseudomonas sp. DC1.2 DNA region contains:
- a CDS encoding DUF692 domain-containing protein: MNNLSFGLPPRAGLGLKTEHFRDVLGSQPDIGFFEVHAENYMVAGGPFHHYLGLIREQYPLSLHGVGLSIGAEGPLDKQHLQRLATLIERYQPQAFSEHLAWSSHGTVFLNDLLPLAYDGATLRRVCEHIDQVQTALKRPMLLENPATYLAFQHSTIDEALFISEIVRRTGCGLLLDVNNAYVSSINHNADPLAYIDSLPLYAVGEIHLAGFAEDTDSLGDRLLIDDHGAPIDNAVWALYLRVLERIGPVATLIERDNQLPAFSLLHAEVQQADELLACAEVCS, encoded by the coding sequence ATGAACAATCTATCGTTCGGGCTCCCGCCCCGTGCCGGGCTGGGCCTCAAGACCGAGCATTTTCGTGACGTGCTCGGGTCACAACCGGACATTGGCTTCTTTGAAGTCCACGCCGAAAACTACATGGTGGCCGGCGGTCCGTTTCATCATTACCTGGGGTTGATCCGCGAGCAGTACCCGCTATCACTACACGGTGTTGGCCTGTCTATCGGTGCTGAAGGGCCGCTGGATAAACAGCACCTGCAACGGCTCGCCACGCTGATCGAGCGTTATCAACCACAAGCCTTTTCAGAACACCTGGCCTGGTCCAGCCACGGCACGGTGTTTCTCAATGATTTGCTGCCCCTGGCCTACGACGGTGCAACGCTGCGCCGCGTCTGCGAGCACATCGATCAAGTGCAAACCGCCCTCAAGCGTCCGATGTTGTTGGAAAACCCGGCGACTTACCTGGCGTTCCAGCACTCAACGATTGATGAGGCACTGTTCATCAGCGAGATCGTTCGGCGCACCGGGTGCGGGCTGTTACTGGACGTGAACAACGCCTATGTCTCCAGCATCAACCACAACGCTGATCCCTTGGCCTACATCGATAGCCTGCCGTTGTACGCGGTCGGAGAGATTCATCTGGCAGGATTTGCCGAAGACACCGACAGCCTCGGCGACCGCTTGCTGATTGACGATCACGGGGCGCCTATCGATAACGCCGTGTGGGCCCTCTACCTGCGGGTGCTGGAGCGTATCGGCCCAGTCGCCACCCTAATTGAGCGTGACAATCAACTGCCGGCGTTCAGCCTGCTGCACGCCGA
- a CDS encoding DUF2282 domain-containing protein, which produces MSATSRTLSATALVLALGSALSMAAVSTVHAADDMEKCFGVAMKGQNDCAAGAGTTCAGTAKTDFQPDAWKLVPKGTCATTMSKTSPTGFGQMEAFKTKS; this is translated from the coding sequence ATGTCTGCTACCTCCCGCACACTGTCCGCCACCGCCCTGGTTCTGGCCCTCGGTTCTGCCCTGAGCATGGCCGCGGTGTCCACCGTTCACGCCGCCGACGATATGGAAAAATGCTTCGGCGTCGCCATGAAAGGTCAAAACGATTGTGCCGCAGGCGCTGGGACCACTTGCGCTGGCACCGCGAAAACCGACTTCCAGCCTGACGCCTGGAAACTGGTGCCCAAAGGCACCTGCGCCACCACGATGAGCAAGACCTCGCCGACCGGTTTCGGTCAAATGGAAGCCTTCAAAACCAAGTCTTGA